One Candidatus Paceibacterota bacterium genomic window carries:
- a CDS encoding tyrosine-type recombinase/integrase, with the protein MNDNETTSNPANGQSSIPRHLRYQPVRDGRKQKIRGLWVRNGRYYAQMTVKDPNTGAKQVRRIPLEVEENAVKRPVATVAEAVAAMGKLKVQRAENALPVLGQMPKFCDYAKEYLSSPITLNKGPETVKTETVHLNAWIKHLGETRLNDITKPMIVAFREKRLKEVEPSTVNGSMPPLNNVLNRAIEAGLLQRLPHENIKPLKVIRPKKRLVPMENMKAICDASLDTKNSLQFKDLILFLCYSGGRISESLRLRWQDVDWTQRHITIGYDGRVKNYKARVVNFNENLEKHLKDMQSRRAPDSQWLFPSPQRGKKDIHAKTFRESLNLARAKAGLPKFGFHDCRHFFASMCAMSDVAKDVVRDWMGHSTTKLLDDVYVHYCRDYHAKQAEKVVFEPVVLQKIA; encoded by the coding sequence ATGAATGACAATGAAACCACAAGCAATCCAGCCAATGGCCAAAGCTCAATACCACGCCACTTACGCTACCAGCCTGTCAGGGATGGACGCAAACAAAAAATTAGGGGGCTGTGGGTTCGCAATGGACGCTACTACGCTCAGATGACAGTCAAAGACCCGAACACCGGGGCCAAACAGGTTCGCCGTATTCCGTTGGAAGTAGAAGAAAACGCGGTCAAGCGTCCAGTGGCAACGGTAGCAGAGGCGGTAGCAGCTATGGGCAAGCTTAAAGTCCAGCGAGCCGAGAATGCGTTACCTGTCTTGGGCCAGATGCCGAAATTCTGCGATTATGCGAAAGAATACCTGTCAAGCCCGATAACGCTTAACAAAGGGCCAGAGACGGTCAAGACCGAAACAGTTCACCTGAATGCGTGGATTAAGCATCTAGGCGAAACGCGTCTGAACGACATTACAAAACCGATGATTGTGGCCTTCCGCGAAAAGCGTCTGAAAGAAGTCGAGCCAAGCACGGTCAACGGCTCAATGCCGCCGCTGAATAACGTTCTGAATCGGGCAATCGAAGCGGGACTGCTTCAACGCCTGCCACATGAGAACATCAAACCGCTGAAAGTCATAAGGCCGAAAAAGCGTCTGGTGCCAATGGAGAACATGAAAGCGATTTGCGATGCGTCACTGGACACTAAAAACAGCCTTCAATTTAAGGATTTGATTCTGTTTCTCTGCTACTCTGGCGGCCGTATCAGCGAAAGCTTGCGCTTGCGCTGGCAGGACGTGGACTGGACGCAACGGCATATCACAATCGGATATGACGGGCGAGTTAAGAACTACAAGGCTCGCGTGGTGAACTTCAACGAGAACTTGGAAAAGCACTTGAAGGATATGCAATCTCGCCGTGCGCCTGATTCTCAATGGTTGTTCCCGTCACCGCAACGGGGGAAGAAAGATATTCACGCGAAAACATTCAGGGAGTCTTTGAACTTGGCGCGAGCCAAAGCAGGTTTGCCAAAGTTTGGTTTTCACGATTGCCGACACTTCTTTGCGTCCATGTGCGCCATGTCAGATGTTGCGAAAGATGTTGTTCGCGATTGGATGGGGCATTCGACTACAAAACTGCTGGACGATGTTTATGTTCACTACTGCCGCGACTACCACGCCAAGCAAGCTGAGAAAGTGGTGTTTGAGCCTGTGGTGTTGCAGAAGATTGCATGA
- a CDS encoding exosortase/archaeosortase family protein — protein sequence MALTESKCAGRPVEGTPPSGHEPASAGAANRRQALGPLFLALVPLLYLWWVLVRQLSIAWSNNPQYAYGWSVPFLCLYLVWRRVKQAPRPADAGGVTAAPVSKRRRPSLSSFRLLLALCALLCAPIRLVQAATPGWSLVSWALAGMVIGVTLLTVRAALGSWRGLAGNSATQHSGIGFGDFVFPICFFLVAVPWPYLLENPLIQALTRFNTSLTIELLGGLRVAAVPHGNLIELAAGTVGIDEACSGIRSLQATLMVSLFLGELYQLAATRRLMCVIAGFALALLCNLARMLLLCWVAAQRGIEAIAGWHDPGGASILVACFIGVWICARRLRPGTGGQAPPVSNVSSMPVTPANLAAALSPFRFSFGLFAFWLVLVECSVAGWYWHVEANLPAQPSWSINWPVLAAGYRVVPVSHEAAAMLRYDEAKQAQWTSEDGARWQLSWFRWNPGTAAGYLAKSHNPLICMPAAGYATSMVSPPQFADINGLRFPFRIYGFELSRSKVYVLYSRWEDRAAEQSFASEGVTRFNRLRSVWNGRGNQGQRVTTLAVWTGEDEQGARERLLRQLQNLLVANQSPHGTP from the coding sequence ATGGCTCTCACGGAATCAAAGTGTGCCGGCAGACCAGTGGAGGGAACTCCTCCGTCAGGACACGAACCGGCGTCAGCGGGCGCTGCGAATCGCCGCCAGGCGCTTGGTCCGCTATTTCTTGCTCTGGTCCCACTGCTCTACCTGTGGTGGGTATTGGTGCGGCAGTTGAGCATTGCCTGGAGCAACAACCCGCAATACGCCTACGGGTGGTCGGTGCCGTTTCTGTGCCTCTACCTCGTCTGGCGAAGGGTAAAGCAGGCGCCTCGGCCTGCGGATGCCGGCGGTGTCACCGCCGCCCCAGTCTCTAAACGCCGACGTCCATCCTTATCTTCTTTCCGTCTTCTTCTGGCGCTCTGCGCTCTCCTCTGCGCCCCCATCCGTCTGGTTCAAGCTGCTACTCCGGGTTGGAGCCTGGTCAGTTGGGCGCTGGCGGGGATGGTCATTGGCGTGACCCTTCTCACCGTGCGTGCGGCGCTTGGCAGTTGGCGAGGGCTCGCTGGCAATTCCGCGACTCAACATTCTGGTATCGGGTTTGGCGACTTTGTCTTCCCGATTTGCTTCTTCCTCGTCGCCGTGCCCTGGCCCTATTTGCTGGAGAATCCGTTGATTCAGGCTTTGACGCGGTTTAACACCAGCCTGACCATTGAACTGCTCGGCGGCTTGCGCGTTGCCGCTGTGCCACATGGGAACCTGATTGAGCTGGCTGCCGGCACTGTGGGCATTGATGAAGCGTGCAGCGGTATTAGGTCCCTGCAGGCCACCTTGATGGTGTCCTTGTTCCTGGGTGAACTCTATCAGCTGGCTGCTACACGTCGGCTGATGTGCGTGATCGCCGGTTTTGCTCTCGCCTTGCTGTGCAACCTTGCCCGGATGCTGCTGCTGTGTTGGGTCGCCGCGCAACGCGGCATCGAGGCCATCGCCGGTTGGCACGATCCGGGTGGCGCCAGCATCCTGGTCGCCTGCTTCATCGGCGTCTGGATCTGTGCCAGGCGGCTCAGGCCCGGAACTGGGGGCCAGGCTCCGCCAGTTTCCAACGTTAGCAGCATGCCAGTTACCCCTGCGAACCTGGCCGCGGCGCTTTCACCTTTCCGTTTTTCTTTCGGATTGTTCGCATTCTGGTTGGTGCTAGTGGAATGTTCTGTGGCTGGCTGGTATTGGCATGTCGAAGCCAACCTTCCAGCGCAACCCTCCTGGAGTATCAACTGGCCGGTTCTCGCAGCCGGCTATCGGGTGGTGCCGGTGTCTCACGAAGCAGCCGCCATGCTGCGTTATGATGAGGCGAAACAGGCCCAATGGACCTCCGAGGACGGCGCCAGATGGCAGCTTTCCTGGTTTCGCTGGAATCCCGGCACGGCTGCCGGTTATCTGGCCAAGAGCCACAATCCACTGATCTGCATGCCGGCCGCCGGCTACGCCACCTCTATGGTGTCGCCGCCGCAATTCGCCGACATCAACGGGCTGCGATTCCCCTTCCGGATCTACGGTTTCGAACTGTCACGCAGCAAGGTGTACGTCCTGTACAGCCGATGGGAGGACCGGGCTGCCGAACAGTCCTTTGCCAGCGAAGGAGTGACGCGCTTTAATCGCCTGCGAAGTGTCTGGAACGGGCGGGGCAACCAGGGCCAGCGAGTGACCACCCTGGCTGTGTGGACTGGTGAAGACGAGCAAGGGGCTCGAGAACGGCTGCTCCGACAACTCCAGAATCTCCTGGTGGCAAATCAGTCGCCGCATGGCACCCCGTGA
- a CDS encoding NAD(P)-dependent oxidoreductase, which translates to MNILVTGGSGFIGTRLVTELLAAGHEVTVFDVAASSAHPAIHLRGDVRDIEALTTAGAGRDAIIHLAAEHRDDPQSAALAEAVNLGGTRNLVAAARQAGCRRILFTSSVAVYPLNVPEATEEDPPEPYNRYGQTKLQAEQVLGEWARSTPGSSLTLVRPCVVFGEGNRGNVYKLLRQIQRRRFVMVGGGHNRKSMAYVGNLTRFLAVCLSFPAGVHLYNYADKPDLTAGELVRLARRELLPGAAVPCFRLPHWAGLFGGLVCDALSRVSGHQSGISAIRIRKFCAETTVSTRRLDRLGFVRPCELEKALLQTMRHEFKPGGNQ; encoded by the coding sequence ATGAATATTCTCGTCACCGGAGGTAGCGGGTTCATCGGCACCCGGCTTGTCACCGAGTTGCTGGCCGCCGGCCACGAGGTGACGGTGTTTGACGTCGCCGCAAGTTCCGCGCACCCGGCGATCCATCTTCGCGGTGATGTCCGGGATATCGAAGCCTTGACGACCGCCGGTGCGGGACGCGACGCGATTATTCACCTTGCGGCGGAGCACCGGGATGACCCGCAGTCTGCCGCTCTGGCTGAGGCCGTGAATCTCGGGGGCACCAGAAACCTGGTCGCGGCTGCGCGGCAGGCAGGGTGCCGGCGCATCCTCTTCACGAGCAGTGTAGCCGTGTATCCGTTGAACGTTCCCGAGGCCACCGAGGAGGACCCGCCTGAACCTTACAACCGCTACGGCCAAACCAAACTCCAGGCGGAACAGGTGCTTGGCGAGTGGGCTCGGAGCACGCCCGGCTCCAGTCTGACCCTCGTGCGCCCTTGTGTTGTTTTCGGCGAGGGCAACCGTGGAAATGTCTATAAGCTTCTACGTCAGATTCAGCGCCGGCGTTTTGTGATGGTGGGGGGCGGCCACAATCGTAAATCCATGGCTTACGTCGGCAACCTTACCCGTTTCCTGGCGGTCTGCCTGTCTTTCCCTGCCGGCGTTCACCTTTACAACTACGCGGATAAGCCCGACCTGACGGCTGGTGAACTCGTGCGCCTGGCGCGACGCGAGTTGTTACCCGGTGCGGCGGTTCCTTGCTTTCGGCTGCCCCATTGGGCAGGTCTCTTCGGCGGGTTGGTATGCGACGCCTTGTCTCGCGTGAGCGGTCACCAATCCGGCATTAGCGCCATCCGCATCCGGAAGTTCTGTGCGGAAACAACGGTTTCGACGCGGCGGCTGGACCGGCTCGGCTTTGTTCGTCCTTGCGAGCTGGAGAAGGCACTCTTGCAGACGATGCGGCACGAGTTCAAGCCCGGCGGGAATCAGTAA
- a CDS encoding glycosyltransferase family 2 protein: MSLLPFVSVILPVRNEAAFIAETLRAVLAQDYAAERVEVIVVDGMSEDGTRDIVQRLAARDPRLSILDNPGRIAPAALNLGIRAVRGEVILRVDGHGILPPNYLRECVAWLEAEDAAWKAESRKQKAETCPRGNVEDVERRIEDRGRMAEDAGQRAEGKAQCAFSLRLDRGEGRGEVSLPSARPSVALLAVGGAWDCVGSGLVGRAIALAAGSSFGVGNAAYRTSRPSEKPLCTDSVPFWVMRREVFERIGLFREEMLCHEDYELNYRLRLAGGRILLLPWLRSVYRVRPTLAALCRQYGRYGFWKGRFLRSHPGSLRLRHFVPPLFVLALAMTVAGSLFNPIALRCFGALVGLYGVFLLVATLLLAASRGRSRHAQHPCHGAQASRPEAARGASVAAPGSPDSAAPRLDASTPFLSFVLVPVVLAAIHLCWGTGVWLGLARGPVPGQPPKLAA, encoded by the coding sequence GTGAGCCTCCTTCCCTTCGTCTCTGTCATCCTGCCCGTCCGCAACGAGGCGGCTTTCATTGCCGAGACGCTGCGGGCGGTGCTGGCCCAGGACTATGCGGCCGAGCGTGTCGAAGTGATTGTCGTAGACGGGATGTCTGAAGATGGAACGCGCGACATCGTCCAACGCCTTGCCGCGCGAGATCCTCGGCTGAGTATACTGGACAATCCCGGTCGAATTGCGCCGGCTGCCTTGAACCTGGGCATTCGTGCGGTCCGCGGGGAAGTGATTCTCCGCGTGGACGGCCACGGGATACTGCCGCCAAATTATCTACGCGAGTGTGTTGCCTGGCTGGAGGCGGAGGACGCGGCTTGGAAAGCAGAGAGCAGAAAACAGAAAGCAGAAACCTGCCCAAGGGGGAACGTAGAGGACGTAGAACGGAGGATAGAGGATAGAGGGCGGATGGCGGAAGACGCAGGGCAGCGGGCCGAAGGCAAAGCGCAGTGCGCATTCTCTCTCCGCCTCGACCGGGGAGAGGGTCGGGGCGAGGTGTCGCTTCCAAGTGCGAGGCCTTCCGTCGCTTTGCTCGCTGTCGGCGGCGCGTGGGATTGTGTTGGGAGCGGACTCGTGGGGCGCGCCATCGCACTGGCCGCCGGGTCCAGTTTCGGCGTCGGCAACGCTGCTTATCGCACCAGCCGGCCCTCCGAGAAACCGTTGTGTACGGATTCCGTGCCATTCTGGGTCATGCGCCGGGAGGTCTTTGAACGGATCGGGCTTTTTCGAGAGGAGATGCTCTGCCACGAGGACTATGAGCTGAACTACCGGCTGCGCCTGGCGGGAGGGCGGATACTCCTGCTGCCGTGGCTGCGCTCAGTTTACCGTGTGCGTCCCACCTTGGCGGCGCTTTGCCGCCAATATGGGCGCTATGGATTCTGGAAAGGACGTTTCCTGCGCTCGCACCCCGGTTCGCTGAGGCTGAGGCACTTCGTGCCGCCGTTGTTTGTGCTGGCCCTTGCGATGACAGTGGCAGGGTCCTTGTTCAACCCAATTGCCCTGCGCTGTTTCGGAGCACTGGTCGGGCTCTACGGCGTGTTCCTCCTGGTGGCCACTTTGCTCCTGGCCGCCTCTCGCGGTCGTTCCCGCCACGCGCAGCATCCTTGCCATGGGGCGCAGGCTTCCCGGCCTGAGGCGGCCAGAGGCGCCTCGGTTGCGGCACCCGGCAGTCCTGACTCAGCCGCTCCCCGACTTGACGCTTCAACGCCCTTCCTTTCCTTTGTGTTGGTGCCCGTCGTTCTCGCCGCCATCCACCTGTGCTGGGGAACTGGCGTCTGGCTTGGCCTCGCGCGCGGGCCGGTCCCCGGTCAGCCGCCTAAGCTCGCCGCATGA
- a CDS encoding ElyC/SanA/YdcF family protein, whose amino-acid sequence MGIALCAFSHKRKKLGRALVIAGTTLLLAFGYPWLPRYALLHLERQYPARAVDSGQWSVNGEAGFIMVLGMGLSADTNRPPAARFSDEALQRIIEGLRLHRSLTNSTLLVSVAGPAVSKQEKEQVLAQVLSILGMESHTAQVCAEARVTEDEIAWCRRVAGTNRVWLVSSASHLPRAMLIARRHQLDAIPAPSGYVVDTVTQAPWSPTRLFPNSSNFCYTERAINEYLGLAWEYLRGTSRAGHGETEKSVRETANGRP is encoded by the coding sequence TTGGGCATAGCGCTCTGCGCATTTAGCCACAAGCGCAAAAAGCTCGGGCGTGCCTTGGTGATAGCAGGCACGACGTTGCTGCTGGCGTTTGGGTATCCTTGGCTGCCTCGCTACGCTCTGCTGCACCTGGAAAGACAGTATCCGGCCCGGGCGGTGGACAGTGGTCAGTGGTCAGTGAACGGCGAGGCCGGCTTTATTATGGTGCTCGGCATGGGGTTGTCCGCTGACACCAATCGCCCGCCAGCGGCGCGCTTCAGCGATGAAGCGCTCCAGCGCATCATAGAGGGCCTCCGGCTGCATCGCTCGCTGACGAATTCCACGTTGCTGGTTTCGGTGGCCGGGCCGGCCGTCAGCAAGCAGGAAAAGGAGCAGGTGCTGGCGCAGGTGTTGTCGATCCTCGGGATGGAAAGCCACACGGCGCAGGTCTGCGCTGAGGCGCGGGTCACGGAGGACGAGATCGCTTGGTGCCGCCGGGTGGCCGGCACCAATCGAGTATGGCTCGTTTCCAGTGCCTCCCATCTGCCTCGGGCCATGTTGATTGCCCGCCGGCACCAACTGGACGCGATCCCGGCGCCGAGTGGTTACGTTGTGGACACGGTCACGCAGGCGCCGTGGAGCCCAACCCGACTTTTTCCCAACTCCAGCAACTTTTGCTACACGGAACGCGCCATAAATGAGTATTTGGGCCTCGCTTGGGAGTATCTGAGAGGAACGTCAAGGGCAGGGCATGGTGAGACGGAAAAGAGTGTGCGGGAGACAGCTAACGGAAGGCCATAG
- a CDS encoding WecB/TagA/CpsF family glycosyltransferase produces MGKATIPAGISPPVASGNQATTSPRLPGVNLGPLAIASANFQSALEYTGALIKDGGSHYFCFCEASLLSNVVRDERVRDCVGEAAAVFPDGVALTVLARLQGHRLPERIPGPSFLLAAAEYGLSRGWRHFFYGGSPGVAQRLAERLTSRYPGLLVAGTHSPPFRELTQQEQLEIKSMIDSSGAHLLWVCLGSPKQELWAAEQVGRIKVPVILPVGAAFDFHSGHRPWAPPWVRAIGMEWLFRTITGGRRTFLRNLRCVTVIAGLLFKVALRRLLRRAVL; encoded by the coding sequence ATGGGTAAGGCAACCATTCCTGCCGGCATCTCGCCGCCCGTTGCGTCTGGCAACCAGGCAACCACCTCTCCACGGCTGCCCGGAGTCAACCTCGGCCCGCTAGCTATAGCGTCCGCGAACTTCCAGTCCGCTCTCGAATATACGGGTGCACTCATCAAAGATGGCGGCAGTCATTACTTCTGTTTCTGCGAGGCCAGTCTCCTGTCAAACGTGGTCCGGGATGAGCGGGTTCGGGATTGCGTCGGAGAAGCTGCGGCCGTATTCCCGGATGGTGTGGCCCTGACGGTGTTGGCTCGGCTGCAGGGGCACCGGCTGCCGGAGCGGATCCCGGGCCCCAGCTTCCTGCTTGCTGCCGCCGAATACGGCTTGTCGCGGGGTTGGAGGCACTTCTTCTACGGTGGCTCGCCTGGGGTTGCTCAGCGATTAGCCGAGCGCCTCACCAGCCGCTATCCGGGTCTGCTGGTTGCCGGCACCCATAGCCCGCCCTTTCGCGAATTGACTCAGCAAGAACAGCTCGAAATCAAATCCATGATCGACTCTAGCGGCGCGCACTTGCTCTGGGTCTGCCTCGGCAGTCCAAAACAGGAATTATGGGCCGCGGAGCAGGTAGGGCGCATCAAGGTCCCGGTAATCCTGCCCGTCGGTGCCGCCTTCGATTTCCATTCCGGTCATCGGCCTTGGGCCCCGCCCTGGGTTCGCGCCATCGGCATGGAATGGCTGTTTCGCACAATAACGGGCGGGCGTCGGACTTTTCTCCGCAACTTGCGCTGCGTCACAGTCATCGCCGGCCTCCTCTTCAAGGTCGCGCTCCGCCGTCTCCTTCGAAGAGCTGTTCTCTGA
- a CDS encoding MBOAT family O-acyltransferase: MLFNSFQYLLFFPIVCLLYFAAPFRWRTAFLLLASYYFYMCWRWEYVALIIVQTEINFLCGLQMVKARTPRAKKGFLVAGVVMTLAILFFFKYYNFANESLRSLFAFLQAPYHVPRLDILLPIGVSFHTFQTLSYIIDLYRGKIPVERSFAKFALYVSFFPLLVAGPIERANRLLPQLERENHFDVARLSSGLKLMLWGFFKKVVIADRLAEYVNQIYPHAADHSGLTLLLATYCFAFQIYCDFSGYTDIAIGSARVLGYDLMQNFNLPYLARSISDFWQRWHISLSTWFRDYVYIPMGGSRVSSARWAFNIVAVFAVSGLWHGANWTFVIWGLLHGGYYLLEKFVGPYAGRLCALCRVPERLKAGLQILITFHLVLLAWVFFRAASLQDALLIVSRICTDLSLPIYPGFSSVSTMLGIGLILVLIAVQMLQYRNRLPLYFSRVGVPIAVRWCGYLVMLLGISMFGKSGNDFIYFQF; the protein is encoded by the coding sequence ATGCTCTTCAACTCCTTCCAATACCTCCTCTTCTTCCCGATCGTCTGCCTGCTGTACTTTGCCGCGCCGTTTCGGTGGCGGACGGCGTTTCTCCTCCTGGCCAGCTACTACTTCTACATGTGCTGGCGCTGGGAATACGTCGCCCTGATCATTGTCCAGACCGAAATCAATTTCCTCTGCGGCCTGCAAATGGTAAAGGCCAGGACACCGAGAGCCAAAAAGGGATTCCTGGTGGCCGGTGTAGTAATGACCCTGGCGATCCTTTTCTTCTTCAAATACTACAACTTCGCCAATGAGTCCCTCCGCAGCCTGTTCGCTTTTCTTCAGGCGCCTTACCACGTCCCGCGGCTGGATATCCTGCTGCCCATCGGCGTTTCCTTTCACACGTTCCAAACGCTCAGCTATATCATTGACCTGTACCGCGGGAAAATTCCGGTCGAGCGCAGCTTTGCGAAATTCGCGCTCTACGTTTCATTCTTCCCGCTCCTGGTGGCCGGGCCGATTGAGCGCGCCAACCGCCTGCTCCCGCAATTGGAGCGTGAGAACCATTTCGACGTGGCCCGGCTCAGTTCGGGCCTCAAGCTCATGCTGTGGGGCTTCTTCAAAAAGGTGGTGATCGCCGACCGCCTCGCCGAGTACGTCAACCAGATCTATCCCCACGCCGCCGATCATTCGGGCCTTACGTTGCTCCTGGCGACTTACTGCTTCGCGTTTCAGATCTACTGCGATTTCTCCGGCTACACCGATATCGCCATCGGCTCGGCCCGCGTGCTCGGCTATGACCTGATGCAGAATTTCAACCTGCCCTACCTCGCCCGCTCCATTTCCGATTTCTGGCAGCGCTGGCATATCTCCCTTTCCACCTGGTTCCGGGACTATGTCTACATTCCCATGGGTGGCAGCCGGGTCTCGTCGGCTCGCTGGGCGTTCAATATCGTGGCCGTGTTCGCCGTCAGCGGCCTTTGGCATGGCGCAAATTGGACCTTCGTGATCTGGGGACTGCTGCACGGAGGATATTACCTGCTGGAGAAATTCGTCGGCCCTTATGCCGGCAGGTTATGCGCCCTCTGCCGCGTGCCCGAACGGCTCAAAGCCGGCCTGCAGATCCTCATCACCTTCCACCTGGTCCTGCTGGCATGGGTCTTTTTCCGCGCCGCCTCCCTGCAGGATGCGCTGCTCATTGTTTCTCGCATCTGCACGGATCTTTCCCTGCCCATCTATCCCGGCTTCTCCTCGGTTTCTACGATGCTCGGTATTGGCTTAATCCTGGTGCTCATCGCCGTCCAGATGCTTCAATATAGGAACCGGCTGCCGCTTTACTTTTCCAGGGTTGGGGTCCCCATCGCTGTGCGTTGGTGCGGGTACCTTGTCATGCTCCTGGGTATCTCCATGTTCGGCAAGAGCGGCAACGACTTCATCTATTTCCAGTTCTGA
- a CDS encoding four helix bundle protein: MSRLAQSFRDLEAYQLAFELQQNIFTASKHWPDVEKFALTDQIRRSSRSIGANLAESWAKRRYPAHFLSKLTDSDGELQETFHWIDTALACGCLSVVEHAKLLEQAAEVGRRLGSMIAHYESFCSSH; the protein is encoded by the coding sequence ATGAGCAGATTGGCGCAGTCGTTCCGGGATCTCGAGGCGTACCAGTTGGCTTTCGAACTGCAGCAGAACATCTTTACTGCCTCCAAGCACTGGCCAGATGTCGAGAAGTTCGCGCTTACAGATCAAATTCGCCGTAGCTCGCGTTCCATTGGAGCAAACCTTGCGGAATCGTGGGCTAAACGCAGGTATCCGGCTCATTTTCTAAGTAAGCTGACGGATAGTGATGGCGAGTTGCAGGAGACCTTCCACTGGATAGACACCGCCTTGGCCTGCGGGTGCCTTTCGGTCGTCGAGCATGCGAAGCTCCTGGAACAAGCGGCTGAGGTTGGGCGCAGGCTCGGTTCGATGATTGCACATTACGAATCCTTCTGCTCGTCTCACTGA